The following nucleotide sequence is from Coffea eugenioides isolate CCC68of chromosome 3, Ceug_1.0, whole genome shotgun sequence.
tagccaaattcattgcaaaaagaagattggagtccatagcaaaaaaatagagagagacatacgggagaagctggaagttgcagaaatgtagctctttcatcttcctagtgttagtttagcttagtatagagtagtgtagcttttccattcttgtttattagctagattaggatgaagatggaggatgaagaaggcaaggaagaaagctcatgtgacaagggttgtattccttccaaactctttatcttttgtatttgattccaagtttagttaatatacaagttctggattttgtgttcattatgtgtttctaaagtttataccttgggtttggttgaactttctatgattgttagtgttaattgtttggttatttgattgctacgatttgagcaagttatttagcactttagctcttgaaatcatgattaatctggtaccattaattgtgattatctaaggtgttgtttctgcaatgaaaattgagatttaacactagttcaagaagtgctaaacatagggagtacactcacgaaagtagaggtgcacttatgtggttttagtgattcatttcatgtaatttcattgaagaaatgaacttgtagctaatttcataaccatgaaaataggtatggattagttatgagtataattgattcactacgaaagtaggattcaaatgcataaggaaattacaccataattagcctagatgtagtattcaatgatccaaatataacacttgcatgagtagttagggataccacaacctaaggagctttcatttgttattttcttgtataatttcagtaggtttaatttgttataatttattgatagtctaaataatagagaagctttagtagtaccggtaattgcaatcttccttgtgggatcgacccttaataccctatactcgctcacgattcgtatacttgcgataaatcgcgtgtggggtatttaggagtttataaatgtaaaacttgattaggatgagtttaattgtatatgtatactccgcgcacgtcacCATTCGTTGAAACCTTGGGTCCTCGCAAACCCCTAATTCTTAAGGGAAGGAAGAAACCATGTGAAGATGACCTCTGAGAATCTTGATTCATCTAGTTAGAAGAAATTCCATATTTCGAATAATTTTACTATTtgcatttatataatatatgtgTACGTATGTATGTATTCACCTAAAAACATCTAATTATCATTTAGTCAATCAGTAGCTTCTTCTTGAGAGCTTAATGTATTGATTACATGATTTCTTcttaagtgaaaatttgttCAAAGTGTAATCAATCCATTGTATGATTTATGCTTTTACTTTATGTTTAACTTTCAATCAAGCAAATcgaacaagaaaaaaatgatttcGAGAGAAGTAGTTTGAAAGTATTATTTTCTGTTTGATAGTTTATAAAGTGTTTCTATGAGTAGTTTTCAGCTTTTTGAAATGGTtataaaaggaaacaaaaatttctattctttttttaacaaattaTTTAAGAATCGATTTAAACCAAGAAATTGCAAGGCGTCGAAAACAAGCTCTAATTTAGGACCTTTAAGAATccctgcatttttttttctttttaattgtattaaagaaaaaatttgggTCCTTGCATTTAATGCATGGAGGGATTAGGTCCTTGCATTTAATTTATAGAGGgatcttttcattttttaactAGGGAATGATTTCCCATGCAAGGCGTGGGAGCATTAGACCTGTTGAGAAGGCAAATTGCTCTGTTGATTGTGTAGTGAATATTTTCTACTGAATTATATCCTTAGGCTAACATTTTCTATCGAATAATAATTACAGCAGTGCGATGCGAAGACACACTAAAAGTCATAAATCAGTATATCATGATGCATGCTCCATACAGAGTCATAGACTACAAATACATAGAACTCGATACTTAACCTAACATaggatactttttttttttttttttttagagagCAAAAATGAAAACCATATAacactgaaaattttccaataattCTAGATTTGAATCCTCCACTCATTTATGTGTACCCAGTAATAAGTacaccagaaaaaaaaaattatgatcaAGCTACCCTTGGAAACTCTTAACAGTTAACGGGATGGTAGTAATTCCATCTATTATAAACCGCAACTTTGCTGGACAAAATGACAAGGAACTCACAGGACCTACTATAACAAATCGAATTGTTGAGTCCGCGTAACTCGCTATTCTCCGCGTTTAGGGCATTCCTTGCTCTCAACACCATTGAGTCCCAGTTTATTTTGAAAAGTCTTAGCAACATTCCATCAACCCAGAGCCAGCATTGCTCTTCGCTGCCGGTTTTGTTAAAATATCCCACTTAAATCTCCGTCATTAATATGTCGAAAAAGAAAGTCTCCACCAGTTGCCGACCGCAAAAACCACTTCTTTAAAGATATCTTACGTCAATCTGATACAGGACTTCTGGCAGCTTATAAATTAGATTCTTGATTCAATGCTCTACAGGAAGTTTCTTTGAAATGATCCTGAGGAAAACCTAGAAGACAAACCCTGAGCCATGTTTTCAGCATCCAATTTCACACTTTGCCGTCCCGCTGTCAAATCCTTCTCACGATCCCATGGTCTCCATGGATGCTTTCCCTCCCATTCTTCTTTAACTGGTTCCTGCTTGGATTTTTTCTTTGATCGATTTTGAGCTAGCTCTTGATGCTTGTCTACTAGTGACTTTGACCGCTTCGATTTGTTGTCTTCATCTACCAAATGTGCATCTGAATTGGATCGTTTTCTTTCTTGCTCATTTGAAGCAAGTGCTGAAGCCTCATTATAGGCTTCCAAATAATTCATTTTTGCTTTCTGGGCTCGGTCTGATGGTGTGTCAGTCCAGACACTAGTATCCCCGCGCCCCTCCTTGGAGCTTCTGCTGAATTTTGTTGATTGCATGGTCATCCCAGGTTTTCTTTCAGGAGGTAGTGTTGTCATCCATTCATCTCTTTTAGGTTCCACCTTAGCCTCCATGTCAGCTAAAAGTATATCATCACCCTCCATTGATATACCTTGCAAACGTCTCCAGTGTGCAGCTTCTTTCATTGCTTTCAATTCCGCCTTGAATTCCTCTTGTTCCTCTTTGAGCTTTATTTTCTCATCCAATGCTTTTCGTTTATCTGGATCCTGCAAGTCTTTAAAAGCCTTGTTCAACTTCACAAATGCTTGGTGGGCCTGTGGATGAGAGCATTTGTCCGGATGTACCATGAGGGACAATTTCCAGTACCTTTTCTTCATGTTTTCGGCTGACATATTCTTGTTCACTCCCAGAATATATCATATGGACTATCCACCTCAGCTCCCATAATTCTTGTAATCTCTTCAAATCGTTCTGcttcatttgatgattcaaCTTCAGAAACAAAAGCGGCGGGAGGAGGCCCTATAAACAATTCAGAATCGTCCACTAACTCAGCCTCTCTCAACTCAGCTTCTGCTTCAGTTAATTTGGCTGCAGCTGCAAGTAGTTCAGCAGATGGCATTTCAGGGCCAATTACCCTTCGTCTAGGACCAATGGCACCTTCAGATGATTTAGTCATGTtggcatctggtccatttctgccatctggTGATACCGAGAGCAATTCGTTCTCCAATGTACAATGATCAAGCTGCTGCTTTGAAGACtgtccatagccatgaatgacaGGTCTACAAACCTCCAATGTAGGATGGCCCTCCAATGTAGGATACTTGGTAtattgatgaagaaaaatgaaaataaacatcATCTGTGAGTTGACTAACCAAAGTCTAAGTTAAATGGACTTGCCTACAATAAACCAAATACGCATTTTGAACACTTAAAATAAGACATGAATAGGGAATGTAACTTGAACTAATTATCAGAAGCCATAAACCTCAGAAGATTATTGATATTTGGAGTTATATATTGTTTATATAATAAAAGCCTATTACTAATTTGTGGTAGCAATTAAGCTGTTGCTAGGAGATCCAAAATAAGAGCAATTAAGCAGTAAtataatccattttcacatacaacatttctACCATTCATGTTAGGGTCATTTTGCATATCactagaagaaataacttcacac
It contains:
- the LOC113765894 gene encoding LOW QUALITY PROTEIN: uncharacterized J domain-containing protein C1071.09c-like (The sequence of the model RefSeq protein was modified relative to this genomic sequence to represent the inferred CDS: deleted 2 bases in 1 codon), with the translated sequence MMFIFIFLHQYTKYPTLEGHPTLEVCRPVIHGYGQSSKQQLDHCTLENELLSVSPDGRNGPDANMTKSSEGAIGPRRRVIGPEMPSAELLAAAAKLTEAEAELREAELVDDSELFIGPPPAAFVSEVESSNEAERFEEITRIMGAEVDSPYDILGVNKNMSAENMKKRYWKLSLMVHPDKCSHPQAHQAFVKLNKAFKDLQDPDKRKALDEKIKLKEEQEEFKAELKAMKEAAHWRRLQGISMEGDDILLADMEAKVEPKRDEWMTTLPPERKPGMTMQSTKFSRSSKEGRGDTSVWTDTPSDRAQKAKMNYLEAYNEASALASNEQERKRSNSDAHLVDEDNKSKRSKSLVDKHQELAQNRSKKKSKQEPVKEEWEGKHPWRPWDREKDLTAGRQSVKLDAENMAQGLSSRFSSGSFQRNFL